CGCGCCTTGAAGGCGGGGTTGCGGCTTGGGAAGATCTTCCTGTTCAGTATGTTGACTACGCACTTTGGCAGCGTGAGTTCCTCGGTGACGAGTCTGACGAAGCGAGCGTCGGCCACAAGCAGTTGGAGTACTGGAAAACAAAGCTCGACGGGATCCCGGACGAGCTGGAGCTCCCCACTCGTGGCAGGCGCCCCACGATGTCCAGCCGCACCGGAATCCCGACCGAGATCGAATGCACCAAGGCCACTCATGCCTGCTTGGTCGATTTGGCCAGGGAGAGCGGATGCACCGTATTCATGGTGATCCAGGCGGCCGTGGGTGCTCTGCTGTCGAAGCTGGGAGCCGGCCACGACATACCCGTGGGAACAGCGATAGCGGGCAGGACCGACGAAGCCCTGAACGACCTGGTCGGATTCTTCGTCAACACGTTGGTCCTTCGTACCGACACCTCAGGAAACCCAAGCTTCACCGAACTCCTCACGAGGGTCCGCGCAGCGGACCTCGAAGCCTACGCGCATCAGGAGATTCCCTTCGAGCACATCGTCGGCGCACTGAATCCCCCGCGCATGCCGGGAAGGCACCCGCTGTTCCAGGTGATGCTGACACTGCAGAACAACGTCGAAGCCGACTACGAGCTTCACGGAGTCGAGGTCGGCATCGAAGAGATACAGGAACGCGCGGCCCAGTTCGATATTTCCTTCCAGCTCAAGGAAGAGTACGACGAGTGTGGGGCTCCCTCGGGCATCCGTGGAATCGTTCTCTATTCGGATGACCTGTTTGATTCAGATGTAGCAGGTTTGATGACCGAACGCTTCGGCATGCTGATCGATCAGATGAGCGCCCGCCCGCAGTTGAGCCTGGACGACATCGACATCCCGGCAATCGCGACTCCTTTGGCGGGAGAAATGCTCGCGTCAAGGCCGGAAGAGCCCGCTCGTGAGGTATCACCCGGAGCGGGAGATGAGCGCTTGGATGTTCTGCTCGACATATTCTCGCAGGTTCTCGACGTCGAGAACGTGGGGCTGAACGACAGCTTCTTCGAGCTCGGTGGCCACTCACTGCTGGCGATTCGTCTGGTGAGCCGAGTACGCAGAAGGCTGGGCGTCGAACTGGATGTCGCCAAGATCTTCGAAACACCGTCGGTCGCCGGACTGTACGAACTTCTCGACGGTGCGCCACGAGCACGGCCAAGTCTCGGAAGCGGTACGCGGTCGCGCTAGCCCTGTCCTGGACGGGAGCGTCACGACGCTCAAACAAAGCGGCCTGCCCTTCGCGATGCGCCCCGGATCAGCGCATGCGGTAGTTCTTCAATCGATATTGGGTGCAACTGTGTTTACACGCGAATCTTGGCAGTGCCTGAAAGACCTGCTCGGTCAGGCTGACGTTCTGGGGCCGGAGGAGCGGCAGCGGGTGCTGTCGGAGTGGAATGACACGTCGGTCGAGGTGCCGGGTCTGACGTTTCCCGAGTTGTTCGAGGAGCAGGTCGCGCGGACTCCGCATGCCGTCGCGGTGGTGTTCGAGGACCTGGAGGTCACGTACGAGGAGTTGAACGCGCGGGCCAACCGCCTGGCGCGGCTCCTCATCGCACGGGGCGTGGGGCCGGAGCGGATCGTGGCCTTGGCAGTGCCGCGGTCGGTGGAGATGATCGTCGCCCTGCTCGCGGTCATGAAGGCCGGCGGCGCCTACCTGCCGATCGACACGAAGTATCCGGCGGACCGGATCGCCTACATGCTGCGAGACGCCGAGCCCGCGCTGCTGCTCACCCTGCGCGGCGTCGACACCCACACGCTCGGCGCGGCCACCGAGCGCCTGGTCCTGGATGATCCGCGGACCGTGGAGCACCTCGCCTCGTACGCGACGTCACCGGTCACCGACGCTCACCGGCTGAGCCCCGCCACGGTGGCCCACCCGGCATACGTGATCTACACATCCGGATCAACCGGCCGCCCCAAGGGCGTCGTCGTCACCCACACGGGCGTGCCCAGCCTCGCCGGCCAGTACGCCCAGGCCCTGGCCATGGATACCCGCAGCCGGATGCTGCAATTCGCCTCGACGAGCTTCGACGCCCACGTGGCAGAGGTGGTCATGGCACTGGCGGCCGGTGCGGCACTCGTCGTGGCCCCTGCCGAGCAGCTCCGGCCCGGTCCCGAGCTCGAACACGTCATCACCGAACAGCGCATCACCCACATGACACTGCCGCCCGCGGTGCTGAGTGTGCTGTCGCTCGACGCCCTGTCACAGGTGAGCACGCTGATCGTCGGGGGCGAGGCGGTCTCTGCGGACGTGGTCCGGGTCTGGGCGCCGGGCCGGACCCTGATCAACGGGTACGGGCCGACGGAGTCCACGATTCTCGCCACCATGAGCGGGCCCCTGGTGAGCGGTGGTCTGCCGCCGATCGGCGGCCCGGTTCTCCATACCCACGTCTATGTGCTGGACGAGGCGCTTCAACCGGTTCCCGCGGGTGTGGCCGGCGAGCTGTACATCGCGGGCCCGGGGCTGGCGCGCGGCTACCTGGGAAGGCCGGCCACGACAGCGGAACGGTTCGTGGCCGATCCCTTCGGACCCGCCGGGACACGGATGTACCGCTCGGGCGACCTCGTGCGCTGGACGGACAACGGCGAACTGGAGTACGTCGGAAGAGCGGACCACCAGGTCAAGGTGCGCGGCTTCCGCATCGAACCGGGCGAGATCGAAGCGGTCCTCACCAGCCACGAATCCGTCGCCCGCGCCGTGGTGACCGTCCGCGAGGACCAGCCCGGCGACAAACGCGTCATCGCCTACGTAACCCCCGCAGCCCACAACAGCCCCCCGGACGAGCGGGTCCTGCGGGCCCTCTGCGGTCGGTCCCTGCCGGAGTTCATGGTGCCCGCGGCCCTCGTCACAATGGACGAGTTCCCGCTCACGCCGAACGGGAAGCTGGACCGGAACTCTCTGCCGGCTCCTCGCTACACGGCCGGCGCCACCGGCCGCCCACCGCGGACTCCGCGGGAGGAGACTCTCTGCGATCTCTTCGCGGAGGTCCTCGGTCTGGAGCGGGTCGGCATCGACGACGGGTTCTTCGACCTCGGCGGCCACTCACTCCTGGCTACGCGGCTCGTCAGCCGAATCCGGACGCAGCTGGGCGTCGAGCTGACGATCGGTACCCTGTTCGACGCTCCCACCCCCGCCAGGCTGGGTGACGCCCTCGGGACCGCGCCCGAGTCCCGAAGGACCCTCCGGGCGCAGCCGCGTCCGGACCCGCTCCCCTTGTCGTTCGCCCAGCGTCGACTGTGGTTTCTGGACCATCTCGAGGGGCCGAATGCCACGTACAACGAGTCTTCCGCCTTTCGCCTGAAGGGCAACCTGGATACGGGGGCTCTGCGCGCCGCTCTCCTGGACGTGGCCGACCGGCACGAAGCCTTGCGGACCGTCTTTCCCGAGGTGGACGGCGAGCCGTGCCAGCGCGTCGTACCGGCGGACGAAGTGCGGCTTGGGTTGGACCTGGTGGAGGTAACCGAAGCCTCACTCGGCGGAGCGATCAGCGAGGCCGTGCGGCGGACGTTTGATCTGGGCTCGGATCTGCCGCTTCGCGCCTCACTGTTCGCCGTGGCGCCGCAGGAGCACGTGCTCCT
This genomic interval from Streptomyces sp. NBC_00464 contains the following:
- a CDS encoding condensation domain-containing protein, with the translated sequence MYPLSFAQRRLWFLDELEGVKAVYNTPLALRLTGTLDREALQGALSDLVTRHESLRTLFRERDGEPYQHILEPHEAVPALRVEDLESSEVSEALLRAYRVPFDLAHEVPLRAQLFILGPGDQILLLTLHHIAGDGWSMAPLWRDLSSAYTARLEGGVAAWEDLPVQYVDYALWQREFLGDESDEASVGHKQLEYWKTKLDGIPDELELPTRGRRPTMSSRTGIPTEIECTKATHACLVDLARESGCTVFMVIQAAVGALLSKLGAGHDIPVGTAIAGRTDEALNDLVGFFVNTLVLRTDTSGNPSFTELLTRVRAADLEAYAHQEIPFEHIVGALNPPRMPGRHPLFQVMLTLQNNVEADYELHGVEVGIEEIQERAAQFDISFQLKEEYDECGAPSGIRGIVLYSDDLFDSDVAGLMTERFGMLIDQMSARPQLSLDDIDIPAIATPLAGEMLASRPEEPAREVSPGAGDERLDVLLDIFSQVLDVENVGLNDSFFELGGHSLLAIRLVSRVRRRLGVELDVAKIFETPSVAGLYELLDGAPRARPSLGSGTRSR